Proteins encoded within one genomic window of Kibdelosporangium phytohabitans:
- a CDS encoding propionyl-CoA synthetase: MGDSVGDYRAAYHRSLTEPDAFWLDAAGAIDWTTPPSRALDASAAPFYRWFPDARLNTCHNALDRHVDGGTGGDRVALIYDSPVTDSKASYTYRELRDEVAVFAGALASLGVTRGDRVIIYMPMVPRAVVAMLACARLGAVHSVVFGGFAPKELAGRIDDAKPKVIVAASCGIEPTRVVAYKPIIDDALAVTAHQPDHVVITQRPEQTAELGPRDIDWDTLVESARPHDCVPVDATDPLYILYTSGTTGRPKGVVRDNGGHAVALAWSLKAIYDIGPGDVFWTASDVGWVVGHSYIVYAPLLAGATTVLFEGKPVGPPDAGVFWRVISEYGVKALFTAPTALRAVKRVDPDARLVRDHDLSRFRTLFLAGERLDPETYHWATEKLGVPVVDHWWQTETGWPICANLRGLEPMPLKPGSPTVPVPGYDVRVLDESGNPVPAGQEGAIAIKLPLPPGTLPTLWGDDERYKQSYLSTFDGYYLTGDGGFIDEDGYVHVMGRTDDVINVAGHRLSTGAMEAVLAAHPAVAECAVIGVHDSLKGQLPRGFVVLKAGVEVHEDVLRDELVAAIRRDIGPVAAFRDVSVVAGLPKTRSGKILRKTMRGIADGRDEPVPSTIEDPGVLDALRPVLKRP; this comes from the coding sequence ATGGGTGACTCTGTGGGTGACTACCGGGCCGCATACCACCGCAGCCTGACCGAACCGGACGCGTTCTGGCTGGACGCGGCCGGTGCGATCGACTGGACCACGCCGCCGTCCCGTGCGCTGGACGCGAGTGCGGCGCCGTTCTACCGCTGGTTTCCCGATGCGCGGTTGAACACGTGCCACAACGCGCTCGACCGGCATGTCGACGGTGGGACCGGCGGGGATCGAGTCGCCCTGATCTACGACTCCCCTGTCACGGACAGCAAGGCCTCCTACACGTACCGCGAACTGCGCGACGAGGTCGCGGTGTTCGCGGGGGCGCTGGCAAGCCTGGGTGTGACCAGGGGCGACCGTGTGATCATCTATATGCCCATGGTCCCACGGGCCGTGGTGGCGATGCTGGCGTGTGCCCGGCTCGGGGCGGTGCACTCCGTGGTATTCGGCGGGTTCGCGCCGAAGGAGCTGGCCGGCCGGATCGACGACGCCAAGCCGAAGGTGATCGTCGCGGCCTCGTGCGGCATCGAGCCGACCAGGGTCGTGGCGTACAAACCGATCATCGACGACGCGCTGGCCGTCACCGCGCACCAGCCCGACCACGTCGTGATCACGCAACGGCCGGAGCAGACCGCCGAACTCGGACCGCGAGATATCGATTGGGACACGCTCGTCGAATCCGCGCGGCCACACGACTGCGTACCGGTGGACGCCACGGACCCGCTTTACATCCTGTACACGTCCGGCACGACCGGTCGGCCCAAGGGCGTGGTGCGCGACAACGGCGGGCACGCGGTCGCACTCGCCTGGTCACTCAAGGCGATCTACGACATCGGCCCCGGTGACGTGTTCTGGACCGCGTCCGACGTCGGCTGGGTCGTCGGCCACTCGTACATCGTCTACGCGCCGTTACTCGCGGGCGCCACGACGGTCCTGTTCGAAGGCAAGCCGGTGGGCCCGCCGGACGCGGGCGTGTTCTGGCGTGTGATCAGCGAGTACGGCGTCAAAGCGCTGTTCACCGCGCCGACGGCGTTGCGTGCCGTCAAACGGGTCGACCCGGACGCGCGGCTGGTGCGCGACCACGACCTGTCCCGGTTCCGCACGCTGTTCCTGGCCGGGGAGCGGCTGGACCCGGAGACGTACCACTGGGCCACGGAGAAGCTCGGCGTGCCGGTGGTCGACCACTGGTGGCAGACCGAGACGGGCTGGCCGATCTGCGCCAACCTGCGCGGCCTGGAACCGATGCCGCTCAAGCCCGGTTCGCCGACCGTGCCGGTGCCCGGGTACGACGTGCGGGTGCTCGACGAGTCCGGCAACCCGGTCCCGGCGGGCCAGGAGGGCGCGATCGCGATCAAACTCCCGCTGCCACCGGGGACCCTGCCGACGCTGTGGGGCGACGACGAGCGGTACAAGCAGTCCTATCTGTCCACATTCGACGGCTACTACCTCACCGGTGACGGCGGTTTCATCGACGAGGACGGCTACGTCCACGTGATGGGCCGCACCGACGACGTGATCAACGTCGCCGGGCACCGGTTGTCGACGGGCGCGATGGAAGCGGTCCTCGCCGCGCATCCCGCGGTCGCCGAGTGCGCCGTGATCGGCGTGCACGACTCGTTGAAAGGCCAGTTGCCGCGCGGTTTCGTGGTGCTCAAGGCCGGTGTCGAGGTGCACGAGGACGTGCTGCGCGACGAACTGGTCGCCGCGATCCGCCGTGACATCGGGCCGGTGGCGGCGTTCCGGGACGTCTCGGTCGTCGCGGGCCTGCCGAAGACCCGGTCCGGCAAGATCCTGCGCAAGACCATGCGCGGCATCGCCGACGGCCGCGACGAGCCCGTGCCGTCCACGATCGAGGACCCCGGGGTGCTGGACGCCCTGCGCCCGGTGCTGAAACGTCCCTAA